GGTCTTGAGCAAGGCTTTCACACGGCTCTCCCCGAGTTCCAGTTCCTGCGAGGGTTGAAGGAGGTCTTGGGATTCGTCGAATCCGATCGCCCGGTTTCGGTTCTGGATCCTTACCTCGGGACATGCTTGCTCGGAGAGGGGGAGGAGGGGCCCGATTTACCCGGGACCATTATTTTTGGCAGCGAGAGGGGATTCTCTCCGCAGGAGCAGGAGCTGATTCGCGAGTCGGCCGTGCGCCGGAGGCATCTCGGGCCGTCGATTATGAGAACCGAAACGGCCGTTGTCTCGGCACTCGCCTTGGCCCATCGTCAGATGGGATGGAGCGCTTCGGCGGATCGCGGTGTGATCAGACCGGAGTGACGCCTTTCTTGAGGAGAATATTGCCGTACTTGCGCAGTTCTCCAGTCAGGATGCAGGCAAAGGCTTTTTCCGCCCGGTCGTAAAACGCAAAGCGTTCGAGGCGCATGGGATTTGGGGCCTTTGGCGTGCTCTTGCGAATTGCGGCCAGATAATCCTCTTGCACCGAGGGATCGAGCTCGTCCCCAGGGACGGCATCCATCATCACCAGCGGTTCGTCGTAGGCATCCAACTCGAAGAGGGGAAGGATTCCTTCGAGAAGCGTGGAAATGTTTAAGCCATCGGCGCGAATGACCCGTTCACAGAAGGTGTGGGCGGGGAAATGTGCGTCGGCGAGAATGATCTCATCACCGTGGCCCATCTCGGCGAGGCATTTCAATAGGTCGGGGCTGACAGCGGGGTGGATTCCTTTGAGCATCCACTTATTCTTGGGAATTTTGCGGAACGCGAAAAGAGTAAAACGACTTCATGGCCGTGTGGTGGCCAAGAGATTTCCGGATGATTGGGAGGCGGACTAAACCTCGGACTCTCGAAAAGTCTTTGGGCGAACTACTCGGTCGGCTCCTCCACTTCTTCAAAGAGAACGGAACGAATCAGTTGATAGGGCTCGGTATTGTCGAGGGTGCTGCCCATTCGGTCACTGCCGTAGCCGGAGGCTTTGGCAACGACACTACCCGGCATGTCGTAAGTCGTCGGCCAAGCGATGCCGAAGGGGTGGCGATTGCCGTAGGCGTCGGGCTGGGAGATGAAGGGTTCGCCGCCGCTGCCGTTGATCCCGTCAATTGGGGCTCCATTTGGGTCGCGCTCGGGAAGGGACTCATCGAGGGGTGTGCCCCGCGGGGCGATCACAGTTGGATGACCGGCGTCACTGTCGGCCCCGACCAGAAGCAGGGTCTTGCGATCCGGGTTCTCTTCGAGAAATTCGAGGGCAACTCCGATCGCAGCGTCGGCGCGCATGGTTGCTTCAAGCATTCCGCCGGCGTTGTTCTTGTTGCTGAAGTTGTCCGTGCCTTCTTCTTCGATCATGGTAAAGAAATCCGTATCTGGATCGGAGCTGAGAATGCGCAAGGCCACTTCGGTCATTTCGGCGAGGGTGGGGGCGTCTTCCGCGTATAAGGGGATGCCCTTTTGCTGGATGTTTTCTTCGGTGTCGTCGTTGAAGGTGTGTCCAAAGGCGAAGATACCGATCACCTTTTCCGTGTCGGCGGGAAGATTCAGCAGTTCCTCGCGAGTGAAGATCACCGTGTAGCCTTCTTCACGGGCTTCTTCGAGAAGGTTGCGTCCATCGGTGCGCATCCCATTGCGCCCGAAATGGCCCACTTCGTCTTCGGGGATCAAATACTGCTCTCCCCCGCAGAAGAGGACGTCGAGACCGCTTTTCATGACCGCTTCGGAAATTTCCAGAACCTTTTTGCGGGAGTCACTGCTCGCGGTGAAGACGGCCGTGCCCGGCTCGGCGATGTGCCCGGAGTTGACCGTTCCGGTGCGAAACCCGCGGGACTGGGCTTCCTGTAGAATGCTCAAGGGGGTGCCGGCGGCGGAGAGGATCGGCTGATCCCGGTCCATGCCAAAGGAATCGTAGTGGACCTTGATCCCGTAGGCATGGGCCGTAGCCCCAGCGTGGGAGGTCGTCGAGAGCCAATTCTTCTGGTGGGGGCGGTAGGCGGCGAGGACGTCGAGCTGGTCCCAATTCGTCATCCCATCCGGTCCGACGAGGAGGAGGCGGGCGGCATTCCAGTGTCCGAGGCCGGTTCCGTCGGGATGGATGAATATGGCGCTTCCTCCGAGAAGGGAGGAGGTGGTCGCCAGAATGGTGACTAGGATGCGGGAGATCATAGGAACAAGGATTCTGGGACGAGAGGGGGGCGCTCGGCAAGGTTTCGAAAGTGACGGTTCTGTTTCCTGATTGAGAATTCGGAGATACGAGTCCCATCGGGCTTGCGAGCGGATTTGATTCTTCATCAGCGGGTTAGGCGTTCGGAGAGCTCGGTGTTTGGAGTTGATTGAGCTGCTCGAGACGGTTTTTCTTGGTTAATGGGAGGGTCTGGATTTTGGCACAAAATGAAAAAGCCGGTGACATCGGTCACGGCGGTGTCGCAGCTCGATCTTTTTCCCATCCGGAATCAGGTTCGTGAATATGGACGCGAAAAGCTCGCGGCCGATTTTCGGGCGGGGCTCAATGTTGCGCTTCTGGCCTTTCCGCAGGGGATGGCCTACGCTCTGATCGCTGGGCTTCCGATCTACTATGGGATCTTTGGTTCGGCCATCGCCGCCATCGTGGGACCGATTTTTTCCCGCGGGCACTTCATCGTCCTCGGTCCGACGAACGCGACCTCGGTTCTCTTGATGAGTTCCTTCGCAGGGATTGCGGTCGTTCAGGATAAGCTGGTGCTCGTGCCGTTGATCGTGATCCTGGCCGGGATTTTTCTCATTCTCGGGGCGTATTTACGGGTAGCGTCGTTCATTCAGTTTATTTCGCGAACGGTGATCATTGGCTACATCACCGCGGCGGCCATGCTCATCACGCTGAACCAGGTGAAGAACGCCTTGGGATTTTCGTTTCATTCCCACGAGAAGGCCGATTCGTTCTTCGAGAGCCTCTTCTTCACCGCTCGGCATCTACACGAAACTCATTTTCCTTCGCTGCTTCTCAGCCTGCTCACTTTCGCCCTTTACTACGGCCTGAATACGAAGCTGCCCAAGCTGCCGAATGTGGCCATCACTCTCGTGGTGATGTCCTGCGTGGCGGCGGTGTTTGAACCGTTGGGAGCGACGGGTTTGCGATTCCTCCAGGAGGTCAATGCATCGGAGTGGAAGTTCACCCCACCACCATTGGACTTTGCGATGGCCTCTTCCCTGCTCAGTGGTGCGTTGGCCATTGCGCTCTTGAGTGTGTTGGAGGGAACTTCGATTGGTAAGAGTCTAGCGGCTCGTTCGGGTTCCCGGCTCGATACCAATCAGGAAATGTTTAGCATGGGGGTTTCGAATATTGCCTGTGGATTATTCTCGGGAATGCCTGCTTCCGGCTCCCTCACTCGCAGTGTTCTGAATATCGATAGTGGCGCCCGCACCCCCATGGCTTCGGTCTACAGCGGTTTGTTGGTCGCAGCCGGAGCCGTGACGATTGGATTCCTCGTCCAGTATATCCCTCAGGCCAGTCTAGCCGTTCTCATCATTTGCATCGGAATTTCCCTCATCAATTTCCGGAATATTCGCTTGGTGATGAAGTCGACCCGTTCGGATGCCGCGGTCTTCGTCACCGCAGTGATTACTGGATTGGTCCTCGGGCTCGATTCCGCGATTTATGTCGGAGCGGGTCTTTCGATCATGCTTTTCCTCAAGCAAGCCGCGATCCCCGAGCTGGTAGAATATCAGTTCAACGAACAGGGGCAATTGACGGCGAAAAACAAAGAAACTGAGCGGGCGACCCCAGAGATTTCCATCGTTCACGTAGAAGGGGACTTATTCTTCGGGGCCTCCGACCTTTTCCGCGACCAGATCCGCCGCATCTGCGACGATCCAAACCTGAAGATTGTCGTCCTGCGGATGAAGAATGTTCGCCTGCTCGACGCCTCCAGCGTCATGGCCCTCGATGAACTCATCAATTACATGAATGAGAAAGATCGCAGCGTAGTGGTGAGTGGCGTCAAAAAAGGTGTTTTCCGGGTCATTCGCGATTCCGGCCTCATCGAGCGGATCGGTCGCCAGAACATTTTCCCCGAATCCGTCTCCAACCCAACCCTCGCCACGGCCAACGCCATCCGCCGCGCCCAGGAGATCCTCGGTGACGACGCGGCCAACGTCACCATCTACGTCGATCCCGCCAAAAGCGGTAGCAAAGGCGAGTAGTCCGACTGGGTAGAGGCTTAATCGGGTTGAGACTCGATTAAGGTTTCTGTGCCATCTTTATCAACATCGATCGACTTGCCAGATCTATGGTGACCTAGCGGTTCCTTTTTGCGGATGATGTCAAATAAAGTAACCAGGTAAAAGATTGATCGAATTTCCATTCAGGAATCGAGGTTGACGCGATCTGTGGAGGAGGGATGCTGGTGGGGTGTCGATACCCAAGGCGATTATTGTTCCGGCCCGGCTCGAATCGGTCCGATTCCCCCGCAAGCTCCTCTACGTAGTTCGCGGCGAACCTTTGATTTTGCATACGGCCCGTCAGGTGAACCGTGCTGCGCCAGATTGTCCGCTCTATTT
This genomic stretch from Puniceicoccus vermicola harbors:
- a CDS encoding alkaline phosphatase yields the protein MISRILVTILATTSSLLGGSAIFIHPDGTGLGHWNAARLLLVGPDGMTNWDQLDVLAAYRPHQKNWLSTTSHAGATAHAYGIKVHYDSFGMDRDQPILSAAGTPLSILQEAQSRGFRTGTVNSGHIAEPGTAVFTASSDSRKKVLEISEAVMKSGLDVLFCGGEQYLIPEDEVGHFGRNGMRTDGRNLLEEAREEGYTVIFTREELLNLPADTEKVIGIFAFGHTFNDDTEENIQQKGIPLYAEDAPTLAEMTEVALRILSSDPDTDFFTMIEEEGTDNFSNKNNAGGMLEATMRADAAIGVALEFLEENPDRKTLLLVGADSDAGHPTVIAPRGTPLDESLPERDPNGAPIDGINGSGGEPFISQPDAYGNRHPFGIAWPTTYDMPGSVVAKASGYGSDRMGSTLDNTEPYQLIRSVLFEEVEEPTE
- a CDS encoding SulP family inorganic anion transporter codes for the protein MKKPVTSVTAVSQLDLFPIRNQVREYGREKLAADFRAGLNVALLAFPQGMAYALIAGLPIYYGIFGSAIAAIVGPIFSRGHFIVLGPTNATSVLLMSSFAGIAVVQDKLVLVPLIVILAGIFLILGAYLRVASFIQFISRTVIIGYITAAAMLITLNQVKNALGFSFHSHEKADSFFESLFFTARHLHETHFPSLLLSLLTFALYYGLNTKLPKLPNVAITLVVMSCVAAVFEPLGATGLRFLQEVNASEWKFTPPPLDFAMASSLLSGALAIALLSVLEGTSIGKSLAARSGSRLDTNQEMFSMGVSNIACGLFSGMPASGSLTRSVLNIDSGARTPMASVYSGLLVAAGAVTIGFLVQYIPQASLAVLIICIGISLINFRNIRLVMKSTRSDAAVFVTAVITGLVLGLDSAIYVGAGLSIMLFLKQAAIPELVEYQFNEQGQLTAKNKETERATPEISIVHVEGDLFFGASDLFRDQIRRICDDPNLKIVVLRMKNVRLLDASSVMALDELINYMNEKDRSVVVSGVKKGVFRVIRDSGLIERIGRQNIFPESVSNPTLATANAIRRAQEILGDDAANVTIYVDPAKSGSKGE
- the fucU gene encoding L-fucose mutarotase, producing the protein MLKGIHPAVSPDLLKCLAEMGHGDEIILADAHFPAHTFCERVIRADGLNISTLLEGILPLFELDAYDEPLVMMDAVPGDELDPSVQEDYLAAIRKSTPKAPNPMRLERFAFYDRAEKAFACILTGELRKYGNILLKKGVTPV